In Nocardioides sp. zg-1228, a single window of DNA contains:
- a CDS encoding SRPBCC family protein, with protein sequence MGLLPDPAGEVTLWIDAPPSEVWALVSDVTRIGEFSPETFEARWTRGSSGPEVGARFKGHVKRNGVGPTYWTACTVTVCEPERVFEFSVGTPDVAVNNWGYRLEPRDGGTDVTEYFRLEPVWFLRGYWLLLGALRGRTNKRGMRTTLERMKAVLEK encoded by the coding sequence ATGGGCCTGCTGCCCGACCCCGCCGGGGAGGTGACGCTCTGGATCGACGCCCCGCCCAGCGAGGTGTGGGCGCTGGTCAGCGACGTCACCCGCATCGGGGAGTTCAGCCCCGAGACGTTCGAGGCGCGCTGGACCCGCGGGTCGAGCGGGCCCGAGGTCGGCGCGAGGTTCAAGGGACACGTCAAGCGCAACGGCGTCGGCCCGACCTACTGGACGGCCTGCACGGTGACGGTCTGCGAGCCCGAGCGGGTCTTCGAGTTCAGCGTCGGCACCCCCGACGTGGCCGTCAACAACTGGGGCTACCGACTGGAGCCGCGCGACGGCGGCACCGACGTGACCGAGTACTTCCGGCTGGAGCCCGTGTGGTTCCTGCGCGGCTACTGGCTCCTGCTGGGAGCCCTGCGCGGCCGGACCAACAAGCGCGGAATGCGCACCACGCTCGAGAGGATGAAGGCGGTGCTGGAGAAGTGA
- a CDS encoding acyl-CoA dehydrogenase family protein: MTGWQHDTEERQALADMAAEFTRRAIVPHLQAWEDAGEVPRELHREAGALGLIGVGFPEEVGGLGDVLDTVAVQESMLAAGASSGLMATLFTAGIAVPHIAAAGDPDLIERFVRPTLAGELIGSLAITEPGGGSDVAALRTTAVRDGDHYVVNGAKTFITSGVRADFVTVAVRTGGPGHGGISLLVVEKGTPGFTVDRALAKMGWHCSDTAELGFADARVPVANLVGDEGSGFIQIAGQFVSERLALAVHGYGIAARALALTVEHARSRETFGRPLIANQTVQHTLVEMRRHVEVARSYAWQVARLHQAGTMPIAEVTMAKQTGVDAAAYVCDRAVQLHGGSGYMHGTEVERHFRDARLLPIGGGADEVMRDLAAKLLGYTQKRSA, translated from the coding sequence ATGACCGGCTGGCAGCACGACACGGAGGAGCGCCAGGCGCTCGCCGACATGGCCGCGGAGTTCACCCGCCGCGCGATCGTGCCGCACCTGCAGGCGTGGGAGGACGCCGGCGAGGTGCCCCGCGAGCTCCACCGCGAGGCGGGGGCGCTCGGCCTGATCGGCGTCGGCTTCCCCGAGGAGGTCGGCGGGCTCGGCGACGTGCTCGACACGGTCGCCGTGCAGGAGTCGATGCTCGCCGCCGGCGCGTCCAGCGGCCTGATGGCCACCCTGTTCACCGCCGGCATCGCGGTGCCGCACATCGCCGCCGCCGGCGACCCCGACCTCATCGAGCGGTTCGTACGCCCGACGCTGGCCGGCGAGCTGATCGGCTCGCTCGCGATCACCGAGCCCGGCGGCGGGTCCGACGTCGCGGCCCTGCGCACCACCGCCGTGCGCGACGGCGACCACTACGTCGTCAACGGCGCCAAGACGTTCATCACCTCCGGCGTGCGCGCCGACTTCGTCACCGTGGCGGTGCGCACCGGCGGGCCCGGCCACGGCGGCATCTCGCTGCTCGTCGTCGAGAAGGGGACGCCCGGCTTCACCGTCGACCGCGCGCTGGCCAAGATGGGCTGGCACTGCTCCGACACCGCCGAGCTCGGCTTCGCCGACGCCCGGGTGCCGGTGGCCAACCTCGTCGGCGACGAGGGCAGCGGCTTCATCCAGATCGCCGGCCAGTTCGTCTCCGAGCGCCTGGCGCTGGCGGTCCACGGCTACGGCATCGCCGCGCGTGCCCTCGCGCTGACCGTGGAGCACGCCCGGAGCCGCGAGACCTTCGGCCGTCCGCTCATCGCCAACCAGACCGTGCAGCACACGCTGGTCGAGATGCGCCGTCACGTCGAGGTGGCACGCAGCTACGCCTGGCAGGTCGCCCGCCTCCACCAGGCCGGCACCATGCCGATCGCGGAGGTGACGATGGCCAAGCAGACCGGCGTCGACGCCGCGGCGTACGTCTGCGACCGCGCGGTCCAGCTGCACGGCGGCAGCGGCTACATGCACGGCACCGAGGTCGAGCGGCACTTCCGCGACGCGCGGCTGCTGCCCATCGGCGGCGGCGCCGACGAGGTGATGCGCGACCTCGCGGCCAAGCTGCTCGGCTACACGCAGAAGAGGAGCGCCTGA
- a CDS encoding acyclic terpene utilization AtuA family protein translates to MIEAHRPPLRIGNVSGFYGDRLSAMREMLEGAGPDGQGVDVITGDYLAELTMLILGKDQLKDPTLGYARTFVRQVEDCLALALEKGVTIVTNAGGLNPAGLADRLREVATGLGLDARIAHVEGDDVRHLAFDNALTANAYLGAFGIASALRAGADIVVTGRVTDASLVVGPCIAHHGWDATSYDALAGAVVAGHVIECGAQATGGNFSGFGDLDLTRPIGFPIAEVGADGSCVITKHEGTGGAVTLDTVTAQLVYEIQSTRYLGPDVTTLLDTIRLEQQGRDRVGVTGVRGEAPPEQLKVCVNELGGWRNSVEFMLTGLDIEAKAALVRRQLEAAWGERAPGDVTWTMGPLPRPDADTEQGASTTLRCDVRDADPKVAGKGLTGPAVELALASYPGFTMTGPPSPATPYGVYRPEYVERSQVSHTVVHADGTREVIADPVTTQAPSAVSREAHEPLPQPAATRRQPLGEWVHARSGDKGGDANLGLWVSHTAERRAERTDWLLRTVTPEWVAALLPEARDLDVEVHPLPDLGAVNVVIHGLLGAGVAASTRFDPQAKGLGEWARSRHIDVPEEIA, encoded by the coding sequence ATGATCGAGGCACACCGCCCACCACTGCGCATCGGCAACGTCTCGGGCTTCTACGGCGACCGGCTGAGCGCCATGCGCGAGATGCTCGAGGGCGCCGGGCCCGACGGGCAGGGTGTCGACGTCATCACCGGCGACTACCTCGCCGAGCTGACCATGCTGATCCTCGGCAAGGACCAGCTCAAGGACCCCACCCTCGGCTACGCCCGCACCTTCGTGCGCCAGGTCGAGGACTGCCTCGCCCTCGCGCTCGAGAAGGGCGTCACCATCGTCACCAACGCCGGCGGCCTCAACCCCGCCGGCCTGGCCGACAGGCTCCGCGAGGTCGCCACGGGCCTCGGCCTCGACGCCCGCATCGCCCACGTCGAGGGCGACGACGTGCGCCACCTGGCGTTCGACAACGCCCTGACCGCCAACGCCTACCTCGGCGCCTTCGGCATCGCCTCGGCCCTGCGCGCCGGCGCGGACATCGTGGTCACCGGCCGCGTCACCGACGCCTCCCTGGTCGTCGGCCCGTGTATCGCCCACCACGGCTGGGACGCGACGTCGTACGACGCCCTCGCCGGCGCCGTGGTCGCCGGCCACGTCATCGAGTGCGGGGCGCAGGCGACGGGCGGCAACTTCAGCGGCTTCGGCGACCTCGACCTCACCCGGCCGATCGGCTTCCCGATCGCCGAGGTCGGTGCCGACGGCTCGTGCGTGATCACCAAGCACGAGGGCACCGGCGGGGCGGTCACGCTCGACACGGTCACGGCCCAGCTGGTCTACGAGATCCAGTCCACGCGCTACCTCGGACCCGACGTCACCACGCTGCTCGACACGATCCGCCTCGAGCAGCAGGGGCGCGACCGCGTGGGCGTCACCGGCGTGCGCGGCGAGGCCCCGCCCGAGCAGCTCAAGGTCTGCGTCAACGAGCTCGGTGGCTGGCGCAACAGCGTGGAGTTCATGCTGACCGGGCTCGACATCGAGGCCAAGGCCGCGCTCGTGCGCCGCCAGCTCGAGGCCGCGTGGGGCGAGCGCGCCCCCGGCGACGTGACCTGGACGATGGGCCCGCTGCCGCGCCCCGACGCCGACACCGAGCAGGGCGCGTCGACCACGCTGCGCTGCGACGTGCGCGACGCCGACCCGAAGGTCGCCGGCAAGGGCCTCACCGGCCCGGCCGTCGAGCTCGCGCTGGCGTCCTACCCCGGCTTCACCATGACGGGTCCGCCCAGCCCGGCCACGCCCTACGGCGTCTACCGCCCGGAGTACGTCGAGCGCAGCCAGGTGAGCCACACGGTCGTGCACGCCGACGGCACCCGCGAGGTGATCGCCGACCCGGTGACCACGCAGGCGCCGTCCGCCGTCTCCCGCGAGGCCCACGAGCCGCTCCCGCAGCCCGCGGCGACCCGGCGTCAGCCGCTGGGCGAGTGGGTGCACGCCCGGTCGGGCGACAAGGGAGGCGACGCCAACCTCGGCCTGTGGGTCTCCCACACGGCCGAGCGTCGCGCCGAGCGCACCGACTGGCTGCTGCGGACCGTCACCCCCGAGTGGGTCGCGGCCCTGCTGCCCGAGGCGCGCGACCTCGACGTCGAGGTCCACCCGCTGCCCGACCTGGGTGCCGTCAACGTCGTCATCCACGGACTGCTGGGCGCGGGCGTCGCCGCGTCGACCCGCTTCGACCCGCAGGCCAAGGGCCTCGGCGAGTGGGCCCGCAGCCGTCACATCGACGTCCCCGAGGAGATCGCATGA
- a CDS encoding TIGR03084 family metal-binding protein — MTDTLTQVLADLAAEGDRLEQLVSGLDDDGWRTPTPADGWDVATQVAHLAWTDEVAEAAATDKERWDGYVLEAINDPTGYVDACALEIGRDPALLERWRDARTRLAAALTAYPQGERMPWFGPPMSATSMATARLMETWAHSLDVHEALGVPVEDTDAIRHVAHLGVRTRNYSFANNGLEAPGEEFRLELVAPSGEMWTWGPEDAAQVVTGSAGDFCRLVTQRIHRADTDLVATGADADRWLDVAQCFAGPAGEGRAPR; from the coding sequence ATGACCGACACCCTCACCCAGGTGCTCGCCGACCTCGCCGCCGAGGGCGACCGCCTCGAGCAGCTCGTCTCGGGCCTCGACGACGACGGCTGGCGCACCCCCACCCCGGCCGACGGGTGGGACGTCGCCACCCAGGTGGCGCACCTGGCGTGGACCGACGAGGTGGCCGAGGCCGCCGCGACCGACAAGGAGCGCTGGGACGGCTACGTCCTCGAGGCGATCAACGACCCGACCGGGTACGTCGACGCCTGCGCGCTCGAGATCGGCCGCGACCCCGCCCTGCTCGAGCGGTGGCGCGACGCGCGTACGCGGCTGGCGGCGGCCCTGACGGCCTACCCGCAGGGCGAGCGGATGCCGTGGTTCGGCCCGCCGATGAGCGCCACCTCGATGGCGACGGCGCGGCTCATGGAGACCTGGGCGCACAGCCTCGACGTGCACGAGGCGCTGGGCGTGCCGGTCGAGGACACCGACGCGATCCGCCACGTGGCCCACCTCGGGGTGCGCACCCGCAACTACTCCTTCGCCAACAACGGCCTCGAGGCCCCGGGCGAGGAGTTCCGGCTCGAGCTGGTCGCCCCGTCCGGCGAGATGTGGACCTGGGGCCCGGAGGACGCGGCCCAGGTGGTCACCGGCTCGGCCGGCGACTTCTGCCGCCTGGTGACCCAGCGCATCCACCGCGCCGACACCGACCTGGTCGCCACCGGCGCCGACGCCGACCGCTGGCTCGACGTCGCCCAGTGCTTCGCCGGACCGGCCGGCGAGGGGCGGGCGCCGCGATGA